In the Synergistaceae bacterium DZ-S4 genome, GATCGTAAAAGTACACAGCAGTGAGAAGAACAGAAGCGATTTGAGAGTTAAGCTCATTGTCTTTGGCACAATCTATCATTTCGCCGGTTTTGTGCATTAAGCCGGGCGAGGTACGGTGAATTCAAACATTTGCTATATAGGGAGGAAACAACATGAGTTTCAAACCAGACTACGGTTTACGCCAGTTGAATGACGGAATATCACGAAATGTCGACCAATACTTTTATGCCTTCAAGCTGTACAGCCTTACTGTCCTTGGTCGCAACCAATTCTCAACCATGGTAGAGATGCCAATTGCCGGGGAGCTGCATGCTCTTTCACTCGATTTCAATCAAAGCCAACTGAATCAGATCCTTTCCAATGCTTCGCCTCAAATCGCGTCGATCATAAGTAAAGAGTTAAAGCGCGACCCATTCACCCCACGGACAATTGACTTTGATGGAGAGGTAGTTTTTGATGTCAGAGCAAGACTTGGACAACTGCAGAAAGCTCAATATGAGAGTTTTGTTCCGCTTGTTATACAAGAAATCATCTAACTGCAGGTACCAGCGAACAAGCGGATTAATTCCTGATTGTTTGTTATAAGCTAAAAATCCCCGAAATTGCAAAAGCCTATTTTTCGTACCCCCGCTGGGAACGAAATATTTGGGGTCAGACCTACACATTTGACATAATGTCCTGTCTCCATAAAAATTGAGTCTGTTTATTGTTTGAAAAAACAGCGGTCAGGGAGGCGAAAACATGGCGAGGCCTTTAAATGCGATTGGGGGCAGACCTACATATTTGACATAGGCTACAGGCTAAAAATCCCCGAAATTACAAAAGCGCTGTCTTGTTTTAATCCTTCGAACTGCTTTCGAAAGACAGGGAAATGCTTTTGCCGGGAAATATGGGAGAGCAGGCGAGCGATTGGCAAGCGTAGGCAAGCAGTTTGTTTCTTGTAAGCTAAAAATCCCCAGAATTGCAAAATGAAAATCCCCAGTTTTGCAAACTGGAAATCCCCAGTTTTGCAAAACGGCCATTGAAAGCACGACCGAAACCCAATACCCTTTTAGTTTACATACGCTGCATAAAACTGAACACGCGATTGCGTATGATGGACACCATTCCCGGTAATAACAGCGCGCATTTTTTTGTATGGCGTTATTGTATTTATAATATTATTTGCTATACTTGTATAACAACAATAAGGAGGGATTTCTATGCTTGCAGTGAGACTGGATAAACCACTGGAGGAGCGACTTGAAAAACTTGCCAATAAAACCGGCAGGACTAAGACTTGGTATGCGCGGAAGGCAATTGAGACATATCTTGATGATATTGAAGATGCTGCGCTTGCGGCAGCTGCATATGAAGAATACATCCTTGACGGAGAGGCTTCATCTTCCCTTGAGGAAGTGAGGTCGCGCCTTGGCTTGGCAGATTGAATTTTCAAGAAAGGCAGCGAACACCATTGGGGTCAGACCTACACATTTGACAAAATGTGGATAATTGACAGAAGTTTGCTAACCTTGGAAAAATATGATTTGAATATTCTGAGGAAAACTATTAAATCAACCTCAGTGCCCGAACCATTTCGAATGCGCTTTGAGATCAGGGGGCCCGTGGCTTTGATTTTAGACTATTAGCGTATTTACAAGATCTTAAACAGAAGTCGATGGATCCCGGATTTAAGCATTCGGGGACGACGGAGAGAGGGCTTAGAACAAGACCGGACCTGGATTCCCGCTCGACGGCATACGGGCATGACGGGGATGGGTCCGGGTCTCAGGTTCTACAAATGCACCAGGGAACACCAGAGGGGTCAGACCTACACAATTGACAGATTGGCTAACTCTCTGTGATTGCAATTGGGGTCAGACCTACACATTTGACATAATGCCCTGTTTCCATATAGAGCCAGTGGGGGTCAGACCTACACAATTGACAGATTGGCTAACTCTCTGTGATTGCAATTGGGGTCAGACCTACACATTTGACATAATGCCCTGTTTCCATATAGAGCCAGTGGGGGTCAGACCTACACAATTGACAGATTGGCTAACTCTCTGGATTGCAATTGGGGTCAGACCTACACATTTGACATAATGCCCTGTTTCCATATAGAGCCAGTGGGGGTCAGACCTACACAATTGACAGATTGGCTAACTCTCTGAAAAATAGGGATTGCAATTGGGGTCAGACCTACACATTTGGGTCAAATTGGGGTCAGACCTACACATTTGACATAATAGCCTGTTTCAATAAAAATTGAGTGATTGAGTGTGTTTATTGTTTTAATGGGTCAAATTGGGGTCAGACCTACACATTTGACATAATAGCCTGTTTCAATAAAAATTGAGTGATTGAGTGTGTTTATTGTTTTAAAAAAACAGCGATCAAGGAGGCAAAAACATGGCGAGGCCTTTGCGGATAGAATATCCCGGAGCTTTTTATCATGTTACCTCAAGGGGAAATGAGCGGAAGGATATTTTCAAAAGTAACACCGATCGTGAAATGTTCCTT is a window encoding:
- a CDS encoding ribbon-helix-helix domain-containing protein produces the protein MLAVRLDKPLEERLEKLANKTGRTKTWYARKAIETYLDDIEDAALAAAAYEEYILDGEASSSLEEVRSRLGLAD